A window of Massilia sp. NR 4-1 genomic DNA:
AGATGGCGCGCTGCGGCGGCACGATCCAGCTGCTGTTGTTGGCGGTGACGCGCAGCACGCCTTCCAGCGCATACGTCACCTGGCCCCACTCGTGCTTGTGGGCGCTCATGTATTCATTGGTCTGGAGATCGCGCCCGATCAGCGTGACCGGACGCCCGGCGTCGGGATCGTAGCAGCTGGGATAGCCGGCGGTGTTGTTGAGGATGGTGATGGCCATGCGGATCCAGGGTTGGCAGGAATTCGACAAATTATGTCATCTTGTCTCAAATCGGGCGATGTGATTTTGCATACACTGCAGTGGACTGTTCATCTTTGAAGGAAAGCTATGACATCCACTGTATCAACGGCCGTGCTGCGCGAGGATGCGCGCGTGATCGGCCTCGTCGGCCTGGCGCACGGCGTGTCCCATTTCTACCACCTGATCCTGGCCGGCCTGTTTCCCTGGCTGAAGCCGGCTTTCAATCTCTCGTATTCCGAGCTGGGCTTGCTGATGACGGTGTTTTTCGTCATTTCCGGCATCGGCCAGGCGCTGGCCGGCTTCGTGGTGGACCGCGTCGGCGCGCGCCGCGTGCTGTTCTTTGGCGTCGCCATGCTGGGCGTGTCGGCGCTGGCGCTGTCGGCCGCCACCAGCTATACCATGCTGATGCTGGGCGCGCTGCTGGCGGGCGTGGGCAATAGCATCTTCCACCCGGCCGATTACACCATCCTCAACCAGCGCGTGTCGAAGCAGCGCCTGGCCCACGGCTTTTCGGTGCACGGCATCAGCGGCAATATCGGCTGGGCCGCCGCGCCGCTGCTCCTGACGTCGGTGGCGGCCCTGGCCAGCTGGCGTGCGGCGCTGCTGTGGGCGGCCGTGTTGCCCTTCGGCGTGCTGGCCATCCTGTTCCTGAACCGCCATGCGCTGCGCCCCGACCCCATCGTCAAGGCCAAGGCCGATGCGCCGCCAGGGGCGGGGCTGGATTTCCTGCGCTTGCCGCAGGTGTGGATGTGCTTCGCCTTCTTCCTGCTGACGGCGATCGCCCTGGGCGGCATCCAGAGTTTCGCCTCGGCCAGCCTGGTCAAGCTGTACGGGATGTCGCTGCAGCTGGCGACCAGCGCTTATACCGCGTATATGCTGGCTTCGGCCGGCGGCATGCTGCTGGGCGGCTTTGTCGGCGCGCGCAGCAAGGACCACGACCGCAATATCGCCATCGCCTTCGCCTTGGCGGCGCTGCTGGCCGTGCTGCTGTCGCTGGCCCTGGTGCCGGCCTGGACGGCGTTTGCGATGATGGGCCTGATCGGTTTCTTCTCCGGCGTGGCCGGGCCGTCGCGCGACCTGATGATACGCGCCGCGGCGCCGAAGAACGCCACCGGCCGCGTGTATGGCGTGGTGTATTCGGGCCTGGACAGCGGCCTGGCCATCGGTCCGCTGCTGTTCGGCGCGCTGATGGACGCCAACCGGCCGTCCTGGGTTTTCCTGTGCATCGCGCTGTTCCAGGCGCTGGCGATCGCGACGGCGGTCGGCGTGGGTGGAAATACCCGTGCCATGCAGCTCAAAAATGCTTAAAATTATCAGCATTTTGATAACGCTTGCAGGATAAACCATGAGCTTCGCAACCACCGACCTGTGTGACGACAACATCCCCTTGCTGGAGGATGGCCGCCTGGCCGTGCTGCCGCCTTCCTTCCGCCATTTCGGCAAGCGCGTCCGCTTCAGCGGCCGCGTCACCACGCTCAAGGTGTTCGAGGACAACGCCCTGGTGCGCGCCATGCTGGAAACCCAGGGCAATGGCAATGTGCTGGTGGTCGATGGCGGCGGCAGCCTGCGCTGCGCCCTGGTGGGCGGCCAGCTGGCGCTGCTGGCCCAGGATAACGGCTGGGCCGGCATCATCGTCGATGGCTGCGTGCGCGACAGCGAGGAAGTCAATTCCTGTGAAATCGGCGTGCGCGCCCTGGGCACCCATCCGCGCCGCAGCGTGAAAAAGGGCGCGGGCGAGCGCAATGTGCGGGTGCAGATCTGCGGCGTGCCGGTGAAT
This region includes:
- the rraA gene encoding ribonuclease E activity regulator RraA, with protein sequence MSFATTDLCDDNIPLLEDGRLAVLPPSFRHFGKRVRFSGRVTTLKVFEDNALVRAMLETQGNGNVLVVDGGGSLRCALVGGQLALLAQDNGWAGIIVDGCVRDSEEVNSCEIGVRALGTHPRRSVKKGAGERNVRVQICGVPVNPGDWIYADADGVLVAQQKLA
- a CDS encoding MFS transporter translates to MTSTVSTAVLREDARVIGLVGLAHGVSHFYHLILAGLFPWLKPAFNLSYSELGLLMTVFFVISGIGQALAGFVVDRVGARRVLFFGVAMLGVSALALSAATSYTMLMLGALLAGVGNSIFHPADYTILNQRVSKQRLAHGFSVHGISGNIGWAAAPLLLTSVAALASWRAALLWAAVLPFGVLAILFLNRHALRPDPIVKAKADAPPGAGLDFLRLPQVWMCFAFFLLTAIALGGIQSFASASLVKLYGMSLQLATSAYTAYMLASAGGMLLGGFVGARSKDHDRNIAIAFALAALLAVLLSLALVPAWTAFAMMGLIGFFSGVAGPSRDLMIRAAAPKNATGRVYGVVYSGLDSGLAIGPLLFGALMDANRPSWVFLCIALFQALAIATAVGVGGNTRAMQLKNA